The DNA segment TCCTGTCTGGAAAAAACTATTATAATATGCATGTCTTAAAATCCGTCTGTCGTTATCATCGCTACCATCTGCATTTATATACTTTTCCAGTACGATGCTATCACATGTCAAAGTACCAGTCTTGTCTGTACAAAGTATATTCATAGCGCCAAAATTCTGTATAGCGTTCAAGTTCTTGACAATAACATTCTTTTTTGACATAGACACGGCGCCCTTAGATAATGTAGCTGTAACTATCATAGGAAGAATTTCAGGAGTCAGACCTACAGCTACTGAGACAGCAAAAATAAAAGCTTCGAGCCATTCTCCTTTTGTAAATCCGTTTACAAAGAACACAAAGGGTACCATTACCAACATAAACCTAATTAGCAACATACTTACCTTGGTTACACCTTTATCAAAAGACGTTTTAGCTCTCGTACCGGTTATACTTTTTGCGATTGCACCTAGATAAGTTTTATTTCCTATTGCAATAACAACACCTGTTGCAGAACCACTTATGACAGTTGTTCCCATATAACAAATATTGCCTAGGTCAACAACATTGCCAGCTGCTTTATCAATTGTTTCAATATCTGAGCGTTTTTCTACTGGCTCAGACTCACCAGACAAAGCTGACTGACTTACAAATAAGTCTTTGTTCTCAATGATCCTTATGTCAGCCGGAACCATATCGCCTGCAGAAAGATATACTATATCACCCGGTACAAGTTCAGAAATATCAATTTCAATATAGTCACTTTCATCAGCTCTTTTTACGGTACAGGTATTCTTAACCATCTTCATAAGTCCTTCGGTAGCTTCTCCTGCTTTCCATTCCTGCCAGAATCTAAGTATTGTGCTAGCCACAACCATTACACTTATTATTATAGGTCCGGTCCAGTCCTTACTACCAGAATCAGCCATAAGCACATCTAGTATTAGAGATATTATCACTAACACAGTCAGCACACCAATAAAGGGATTAATAAAAGCTTTGCATAAGAGTACAATCACACTCTTTTTCTGTTCATGAACAACGATATTTTCGCCGAATTCATCTCTCCTTTGATCTACCTCATCACGATTAAGACCAATAGTGTTAGTCTGCAATATAGCAAACACGTCTTTCACAGACTTATTAGCCATTTTCCACCACATCTTTTTACCCTCCGAAATTTAAAAGTGTAACAATTAGTTAATTATGGGTTGCAAAGGTAATGTAATATAAGATAAAAGCCGGTTAGAGAATCATTAAACCGGCATTAGAATTTCATTAGAATATAAAAAAGATTATATATGAGGTAAACTGATAATAAATGTTGTTCCTTCACCTTGCACAGAATTTACCTGGATAGTTCCTCCGTGTATATCAACAACCTTTTTTACTAAAGCCATACCGATACCGTTGCCTCTAGCATAAAGTTTATTACTACCCCTATAAAATGGTTCAAAAATTTTCTGAGCATCTTCCTTAGATATGCCTATACCATTATCAGAAAAACGTATTATTGCATTTTCCTCCCAAAAAGATATTCTTACTAAAGAACTCTTATCTCCAGAGAATTTACAATTATTTTCAATAATATTTCTAAATGCTGTAGTTAGCAGATAACTATTTCCATTTACTGTAATATAGGAGTCATCGTCTGCCTCTTGCTCGAATACTATTTCTACATCATATTGCGGATTTGCCTTAAGCACAATCGAACGAGCATCTAGTATAAGCTCATCAAGCCGTGTTGGCTCCTTGTTTATCTGCTCAGGCATATAGTCAGTCTTAGCCATATCTAAGAGTCCTTGTACTAATTTGACTATTCGATTAGAATCTTCTAGGACATTACCAATTGCCTGTTCATATTCTTCAGGGCTTCTTTTCTTCATCAATGTGAGCTCCATTTCTGCTATTAAAGCAGCCATCGGTGTACGTAATTCGTGGGATACATTACTAACAAACATCTTTTGCGATTCAAAAGCTTTCTCTAGTCTGTCGAGCATACTGTTGAAGGCTATGCTAAGCTCTCCCAATTCATCATTTTCATTATTTACAGGCAATCGCCTTTTTAGCTCTACTGCTGTTATACTTTCAGCCTCATCAACAATTTCAGAAACAGGTTTTAAGGCACTTCTTGATAAAAGCCATCCTACGCCACAAAGAACAGAAAGTCCAATAACTGATATAATAAAAAGGACTTCTTCTAATGCTCTTTCTTCAGCTATACCATATCCATCATAAGCAGCTGCTGTAACAATATATTCAGCTCCATTATACTTGTAAAGCTTTGCCAGAGCCTGATATTTACCTACATTGAAATAAATGATTTTATCTTTTTTGACCTGAGCAATCATTTCAGGTGTTTCGTTTACTATATCATTTTTTATAGCATCACTATATAACATCTTAAAGTTGGTTGTGTATACAGCCACTTCTACTTCATCTAGAAAAGCTCTATTATTATTATATATAGACTGCATCGTTTTAGGAGTTACCTCATTCTGCAAAAAAAGATGTGCTTTTGTTACTGCCTCGCGATTCAGATCATGGTAAAAGTCTCTGCTTCTGTTACGCTCGGTCATCAAGTATATAATACACATCAACAGAATAAATACGAATGCTGATATGGCAGCATACCTAAGTGTTAATCGTGTACGTATTTTCATGGATTATCTGTAAAAATAAACCCCATACCCACACGGGTATGAATAAGTTTAACATCAAAGTCCCGGTCTATCTTCTTCCTCAAATAGTTGATATATACATCAATAAAATTAGTGCCTGTATCAAAATGTGTATTCCACACTTTGTCTGCTATTTCCATTCTGGTAACAATACGATCGGAATTTTCTACCATATATACAAGTAGATTATACTCTTTAGGAGATAATTTTATTTCGGTTTCGCCTCTAGTAACCTTTTTACTCTTAAGATTTATCCTAAGATCAGCGTAGATAATGTCATTGTTTACATCCTTTATGTCATTGGTAGACCTTCTGAGCAATACATTTATACGTGCATTAAGTTCTCTAAAGTCAAAAGGTTTAACCATATAGTCATCTGCTCCTGCATCAAAGCCATCTAACTTATCGTCTGTTGTTCCTAGAGCTGTAAGCATAAGTATAGGCATAGACTGATCGATCTCCCGTATGCTCTTGCATAATTCGAAACCGTTCTTTTTTGGAAGTATAACATCTGATATCACCAAGTCAAATTTTGAACTTGTAAAGAGCCTGAAGCCCATCTCACCATCATAAGCCACTGCTACTTTATATCCGCTCTCCTCTAGACCACATTTAAGTAACGATGCCACACGTTCCTCATCTTCTATTACCAGAATAGTCAACATTTATTTATTTCAGAATTTTCTTCCTTCAAAATTACTTATTGCCTCTATCCATTTTTGTGGCATAAGCATTGATTCATGTTTTTCTAAATTATAAGCCACCATAATGGATGTACATCTGCATATAACCTCGTCTGTGTCCATATTATAGACTTCTTGCAAAAGATTAAAACTTTTATGACCTATTTTGTCAACTGCAGTGCGTACTGCAACTATATTATCACCCCTCAACTGAGATATGAAATCACATTCTATGTGAACAACCATTATTGCTTCTCTATCCCATTCTACATTTGGGCATACTTTTGCAATATAATCAGTCTTTGCAGTGTCGTAATACTGAAAGTAAATAGTATTATTTACGTGCCCGAATTTATCAACGTCATTAAACCTAATCTGCACCGGTAAGG comes from the Xylanibacter oryzae DSM 17970 genome and includes:
- a CDS encoding acyl-CoA thioesterase, whose product is MEKIEFHHTLPVQIRFNDVDKFGHVNNTIYFQYYDTAKTDYIAKVCPNVEWDREAIMVVHIECDFISQLRGDNIVAVRTAVDKIGHKSFNLLQEVYNMDTDEVICRCTSIMVAYNLEKHESMLMPQKWIEAISNFEGRKF
- a CDS encoding response regulator transcription factor yields the protein MLTILVIEDEERVASLLKCGLEESGYKVAVAYDGEMGFRLFTSSKFDLVISDVILPKKNGFELCKSIREIDQSMPILMLTALGTTDDKLDGFDAGADDYMVKPFDFRELNARINVLLRRSTNDIKDVNNDIIYADLRINLKSKKVTRGETEIKLSPKEYNLLVYMVENSDRIVTRMEIADKVWNTHFDTGTNFIDVYINYLRKKIDRDFDVKLIHTRVGMGFIFTDNP
- a CDS encoding HAMP domain-containing sensor histidine kinase; its protein translation is MKIRTRLTLRYAAISAFVFILLMCIIYLMTERNRSRDFYHDLNREAVTKAHLFLQNEVTPKTMQSIYNNNRAFLDEVEVAVYTTNFKMLYSDAIKNDIVNETPEMIAQVKKDKIIYFNVGKYQALAKLYKYNGAEYIVTAAAYDGYGIAEERALEEVLFIISVIGLSVLCGVGWLLSRSALKPVSEIVDEAESITAVELKRRLPVNNENDELGELSIAFNSMLDRLEKAFESQKMFVSNVSHELRTPMAALIAEMELTLMKKRSPEEYEQAIGNVLEDSNRIVKLVQGLLDMAKTDYMPEQINKEPTRLDELILDARSIVLKANPQYDVEIVFEQEADDDSYITVNGNSYLLTTAFRNIIENNCKFSGDKSSLVRISFWEENAIIRFSDNGIGISKEDAQKIFEPFYRGSNKLYARGNGIGMALVKKVVDIHGGTIQVNSVQGEGTTFIISLPHI